A region from the Geobacter benzoatilyticus genome encodes:
- a CDS encoding ABC transporter ATP-binding protein, with translation MRLMLHFFRAYPRHTLTMLLAQLLAGVMEGISLTALLPMLNIAVGGTKTSGIGKSVTSALHAMGIAPTVPSLLMVVVAGVLLKSALVLLADRKVGYTVALVATDLRLTLLRALLGTRWEYYLSHPMGSLANSAASEVIRASTAYIHGTLAITYMVQCFVYAVVALMISWKASVVAFAAGCLLMVLLNRLIRKAKKAGRQETSLMQSLLSRLTDCLQSVKPLKAMGREQLAEKMLEEDTLKLNKALRRQVYSKAVLKSLQEPFLILMIVAGLYATLVLWNYELPTVMVLVFLLVRLLGEFGKMQRKLQELATCESAFWSLQQKINDANRQKEPNLGQKKVELEKNLRFDGVSFSYGKVQILKSVSLEIPAGASIAVIGPSGAGKTTLVDLVTGLLRPQQGEVLVDGVPMGDMDVKYWRSKIGYVPQDTVLLHDSILANITLGDSGLDATDAEAALRAAGAWDFVSAMPEGMQTIVGERGSKLSGGQRQRIAIARALAHRPALLILDEATSALDPESEKAICETLASLRGKVTMLAISHQPALVKVADRVYGIKDKAVVLDRPEPAMVSTGG, from the coding sequence ATGCGACTTATGCTTCACTTTTTCCGGGCTTACCCCCGGCATACCCTCACCATGCTCCTGGCCCAGCTTCTCGCCGGCGTAATGGAGGGAATCAGCCTGACCGCCCTTCTGCCGATGCTTAACATTGCCGTTGGCGGCACCAAGACTTCCGGGATCGGTAAATCCGTCACCTCCGCACTGCATGCCATGGGTATTGCGCCGACAGTCCCCTCATTGTTGATGGTCGTGGTTGCGGGCGTTCTTCTGAAAAGTGCCCTAGTGCTGCTGGCCGACCGCAAAGTCGGCTACACCGTTGCCCTGGTGGCGACGGACTTGCGCCTTACATTGCTGCGCGCCCTTCTTGGAACCCGCTGGGAGTATTATCTTAGCCATCCCATGGGCAGCCTGGCTAATTCAGCGGCCAGCGAAGTCATTCGGGCCTCTACTGCCTACATACACGGGACTTTGGCCATTACCTACATGGTACAGTGTTTCGTTTATGCAGTTGTCGCCCTGATGATCTCCTGGAAAGCCAGTGTCGTGGCCTTTGCAGCCGGGTGCCTGCTGATGGTTTTACTTAATCGCCTCATACGCAAAGCCAAAAAGGCCGGCAGGCAGGAAACCTCTTTGATGCAGTCCCTGCTTTCCCGCTTAACGGATTGCCTGCAATCGGTAAAACCGCTGAAAGCTATGGGACGGGAGCAGTTGGCCGAAAAAATGCTCGAGGAGGACACACTAAAGCTCAATAAGGCGCTGCGCAGACAGGTCTACAGCAAAGCCGTACTGAAAAGCCTCCAGGAACCGTTCCTGATTCTCATGATAGTGGCAGGGCTCTATGCAACGCTGGTCCTTTGGAACTATGAGCTGCCGACCGTCATGGTACTGGTTTTTCTGCTGGTGCGGCTTCTCGGTGAATTCGGAAAGATGCAGCGCAAGCTTCAGGAATTGGCCACCTGCGAAAGTGCATTCTGGTCGCTGCAACAAAAAATCAACGATGCCAACCGCCAGAAAGAGCCGAACCTGGGCCAGAAAAAGGTGGAACTGGAGAAGAACCTGCGTTTCGACGGGGTCAGCTTCAGTTATGGCAAAGTCCAGATTTTGAAGTCGGTATCCCTTGAAATCCCTGCCGGAGCCTCCATTGCGGTAATCGGGCCTTCGGGAGCCGGCAAAACCACCCTGGTGGATCTTGTGACCGGACTTCTGCGTCCGCAGCAGGGGGAGGTTCTGGTGGACGGCGTGCCCATGGGTGACATGGACGTGAAATACTGGCGCAGCAAAATCGGGTACGTTCCCCAGGACACGGTCCTTCTTCACGATTCCATTCTGGCCAATATCACCCTGGGGGATTCCGGGCTCGACGCAACCGATGCCGAGGCAGCGCTTCGTGCCGCGGGAGCCTGGGATTTTGTCTCGGCCATGCCGGAGGGGATGCAGACTATTGTCGGGGAACGCGGCTCAAAGCTGTCGGGCGGCCAGCGCCAGCGTATCGCCATTGCCCGCGCGCTTGCCCATCGGCCGGCTCTCCTTATTCTCGACGAAGCGACCAGCGCCCTCGATCCCGAGAGCGAAAAAGCAATTTGCGAAACCCTGGCGAGTCTCCGCGGTAAAGTCACAATGCTTGCCATATCTCATCAGCCCGCGCTGGTCAAAGTTGCAGACCGGGTTTACGGCATCAAGGATAAGGCTGTGGTGCTCGATCGCCCCGAACCCGCGATGGTATCCACCGGAGGGTAG
- a CDS encoding phospholipase D-like domain-containing protein, with protein sequence MRDLLHSHVSAVPSGGEIFWATYYFRDEALADALVQAKKRGVAVRLTLEANPRSDHVNLPVLEMLQRPGNLAGDCRPLRHSCPDNLRWKKPRLHIKLYYFSHPEPHVLAGTFNPSGNQPEDPHIVEEIGDQDRGHNHLVEITDSRLVTPLRDHLRLLHNSPHGPWERLLPRNNRALTAGDTSIYLFPRLHRDVLRRKLLALPGGTILRMAISHLNDAEMGKTLLTLKKRGIQIEILAHDTERRVPRWVENLLDEHLVFRRYRHPQGFPMHNKFILIDTHRSREVIFGSMNFSKSSLHANHELLVVSSSSFLYDAFEIRWKQMLDETEAMFS encoded by the coding sequence TTGCGCGATCTGCTCCATTCCCATGTCTCCGCCGTGCCGTCCGGCGGCGAGATTTTTTGGGCAACCTATTATTTCCGCGATGAAGCGCTGGCCGATGCGCTTGTTCAGGCCAAGAAACGGGGGGTCGCGGTCAGGCTGACCCTGGAAGCGAATCCGCGCAGTGACCATGTCAATCTCCCCGTACTGGAAATGCTGCAACGTCCCGGCAATCTTGCCGGCGATTGCCGGCCGCTCAGGCATTCCTGTCCTGACAACCTTCGGTGGAAAAAACCCCGACTGCACATAAAGCTCTATTACTTCAGCCATCCTGAACCCCACGTTCTTGCCGGCACGTTCAATCCTTCCGGCAATCAGCCCGAAGATCCGCACATCGTTGAAGAAATCGGCGACCAGGACCGAGGGCACAATCACCTGGTGGAAATTACCGACAGCCGCCTAGTCACCCCCCTGCGCGATCATCTACGCCTCTTGCATAACAGCCCGCACGGCCCCTGGGAACGCCTTCTGCCGCGCAACAACAGGGCGCTGACGGCGGGAGATACGAGCATCTACCTTTTCCCCCGGCTCCATCGCGACGTCCTCCGCCGAAAGCTCCTTGCGCTGCCGGGGGGGACGATTCTGCGCATGGCGATTTCCCATCTGAACGATGCCGAGATGGGGAAAACCCTGCTCACCCTCAAAAAGCGCGGCATTCAAATCGAGATCCTCGCCCATGATACGGAGCGGCGGGTTCCCCGGTGGGTCGAGAATCTGCTGGATGAACACCTGGTCTTTCGCCGCTACCGGCACCCGCAAGGATTTCCCATGCATAACAAGTTCATTCTGATAGATACCCATCGTAGCCGGGAAGTCATCTTCGGCAGCATGAATTTTTCGAAAAGCTCGCTCCATGCAAATCACGAACTTTTAGTGGTTTCATCCAGTTCTTTTCTCTATGATGCTTTCGAGATCCGGTGGAAGCAGATGCTTGACGAAACAGAGGCGATGTTTTCATGA
- a CDS encoding glycosyltransferase family 4 protein gives MTIHDKTSNNAAEIPCDNKRFNIVMVDSHGSVERGGAVQCASLARALARRGHRVTCIFDGEPDQPMEGVWFQSLQNAGVRIRRLGLQSLAGMMQLRRLMAEEHPDVLHTHKNRALFCAYFATLGMRRPVWAANRGTVYPLSQSRLAYFIHRRHVARIFAVADAVRDALVADGIAGEKVEVVYGSFDPDRFRPEVSGAGMRRAWQLPEGVPVVGLIGSLNTPKKGQPVLLEAAALLKDRYPELRFVLVGEGDSGALQTMATSLGVSDRVVFAGFTEDVPAALAAIDIVVCASLRGEGLTGALREALAMARPVISSDVAGNRELVIDNSTGLLVPPGDPPALADAISRMLRDAELAQGCAARGRELVLELCTEEKRAARAEGIYRELLLS, from the coding sequence ATGACAATCCATGACAAAACCAGCAACAATGCCGCTGAAATTCCCTGCGATAATAAACGGTTCAACATAGTGATGGTTGACTCCCACGGTTCTGTCGAGCGCGGCGGAGCCGTGCAGTGCGCCTCCCTTGCGCGAGCCCTCGCCCGGCGCGGGCATCGCGTCACCTGTATATTTGACGGCGAACCGGATCAGCCGATGGAGGGGGTCTGGTTCCAGAGCCTGCAAAACGCCGGGGTCCGGATTCGGCGCCTTGGACTGCAAAGCCTTGCCGGGATGATGCAACTTCGGCGGCTAATGGCTGAAGAGCATCCCGATGTTCTCCATACGCACAAAAACCGGGCCTTGTTTTGCGCCTACTTCGCTACCTTGGGGATGCGCCGCCCTGTCTGGGCGGCAAATCGGGGTACCGTCTACCCGTTGTCGCAAAGCCGTCTGGCTTATTTTATCCACCGCCGCCATGTTGCCCGTATATTCGCCGTAGCGGATGCCGTCCGGGATGCTCTGGTGGCCGATGGCATTGCCGGGGAAAAAGTTGAAGTAGTGTACGGAAGTTTCGACCCTGACCGTTTTCGTCCGGAAGTTTCCGGTGCCGGTATGCGCCGTGCCTGGCAACTGCCCGAGGGGGTCCCGGTTGTCGGCTTGATCGGCTCCCTGAATACTCCCAAGAAGGGGCAGCCGGTGCTGTTGGAGGCAGCGGCCCTTCTCAAGGACCGATACCCCGAATTGCGTTTTGTGCTGGTGGGCGAGGGGGATTCCGGTGCGCTGCAAACCATGGCAACCTCACTGGGGGTGTCCGACCGGGTGGTTTTTGCTGGCTTTACGGAAGATGTTCCCGCGGCGCTGGCTGCAATAGATATTGTCGTCTGCGCATCACTGCGCGGCGAGGGGTTGACCGGAGCGTTGCGCGAGGCGCTCGCCATGGCTCGTCCGGTAATTTCGAGTGATGTGGCAGGCAATCGGGAACTGGTCATCGATAACAGCACTGGTCTGCTCGTTCCGCCCGGAGACCCTCCGGCCCTGGCCGACGCAATAAGCAGGATGCTCCGGGACGCTGAACTGGCGCAGGGCTGCGCCGCAAGGGGCCGTGAACTCGTGCTTGAGCTATGTACGGAAGAGAAGCGGGCAGCCCGTGCTGAAGGAATATACCGCGAACTTCTTTTGAGTTAG
- a CDS encoding radical SAM/SPASM domain-containing protein, translating to MPIRYFLSQDCKSGVERFIRRRLQGMRPVPGFPKNIQIQTQSGCNAHCRFCPNESTSGKLSMGRMDEDMFFRIIDEAVKYPVKRISPYLMNEPLADPRLPDLIRYITDRKQAMTRTKINTNASYLNEEMGERLIESGLDRLHVSFHGIRRETYESSMGNLSWEENLANVNRFIELKARRKAKTPKLKITMVHTKAIDRELDEIREYWNSRGITVNIHAFENRSHNAVEERGLNALPMRALSDDCDRLMQQAYILWNGDCVLCCVDWERTTVLGNVAAEGLYSVWHNEKYLRFRRNYLAGNVKGTLCASCMVQDEVDFSYKPKRSLLQRLKG from the coding sequence ATGCCCATTAGATACTTTCTCTCCCAAGACTGCAAAAGCGGGGTTGAGCGGTTCATTCGCCGCCGGCTGCAAGGTATGCGTCCGGTGCCCGGCTTTCCGAAAAACATTCAGATCCAGACCCAGTCCGGATGCAATGCCCATTGCCGGTTTTGTCCCAATGAGAGCACCAGCGGCAAGCTCTCCATGGGGCGGATGGATGAAGATATGTTCTTCCGCATCATCGATGAAGCCGTAAAGTATCCCGTAAAACGCATCAGCCCCTATCTGATGAACGAACCGCTGGCTGATCCGCGGCTTCCCGACCTGATCCGCTACATAACCGACCGCAAGCAGGCGATGACCCGGACCAAGATCAATACCAACGCTTCGTACCTGAACGAAGAGATGGGGGAGCGCCTGATCGAGAGTGGTCTGGACCGCCTTCATGTCAGCTTCCACGGCATACGCAGGGAAACCTACGAATCCAGCATGGGCAATCTGAGCTGGGAAGAGAACCTCGCCAATGTCAATCGCTTCATCGAGCTGAAAGCCCGGCGCAAGGCAAAAACCCCCAAACTCAAGATCACGATGGTCCATACCAAGGCCATCGACCGTGAACTGGACGAGATTCGCGAATACTGGAACTCCCGGGGCATAACGGTCAATATTCATGCCTTCGAAAACCGCTCGCACAATGCCGTTGAAGAGCGTGGCCTCAATGCATTGCCGATGCGGGCATTATCCGACGACTGCGACCGGCTCATGCAGCAGGCATATATCCTGTGGAACGGCGATTGCGTCCTGTGCTGCGTGGACTGGGAGCGCACAACGGTTCTGGGGAATGTGGCCGCGGAGGGTTTGTACAGCGTGTGGCATAACGAAAAGTATCTCCGGTTTCGCCGGAATTATCTGGCGGGAAATGTCAAGGGAACCCTGTGCGCCAGCTGCATGGTCCAGGATGAAGTGGATTTTTCGTACAAGCCGAAACGTTCGCTGCTGCAACGTCTTAAGGGGTAG
- a CDS encoding IS30 family transposase, giving the protein MSYTHLTARDRYVISHLHGQMSYREIARRLGRHHTTISREIKRNKPPHSTYWYYFIERDVELKRHTARCFRRQSHLPLVEYVGDKIKLEWPPEAISARLKLDYPHDELMRVSHETVYRWIYLDAMGGGNLHQHLRRRHRKRRRQTRYGSGRRFMPGRVPISQRPSIVAARERFGDWEGDTLEGKKGCGHLATHVERKSRFLMAAKLADKRAATMTQASATSFWRLPKVLRQTLTVDNGKEFSQFKELEARTGLTVYFADPYAAWQRGTNENTNGILRHYYPKGFDFTTITHEELELVVKKINNRPRKCLDYRTPAEVMRQALRGALAI; this is encoded by the coding sequence ATGTCCTACACGCATCTTACCGCAAGAGACCGATATGTCATCAGTCATTTGCACGGCCAGATGAGCTACCGTGAGATCGCCCGCCGCCTTGGGCGACATCACACCACGATCAGTCGTGAGATCAAGCGCAACAAGCCGCCCCACTCCACGTACTGGTACTACTTCATCGAACGTGACGTGGAACTCAAGCGGCACACAGCACGCTGCTTCCGGCGGCAGAGCCATCTGCCTCTTGTCGAGTATGTCGGGGACAAGATCAAGCTTGAGTGGCCGCCGGAGGCGATATCTGCGAGACTGAAGCTTGATTACCCGCATGACGAGCTGATGCGAGTCAGTCACGAGACGGTTTACCGCTGGATCTATCTTGATGCCATGGGAGGCGGCAACCTTCACCAACACTTGCGCCGGCGGCACAGAAAACGGCGCCGGCAAACGCGCTATGGTTCGGGAAGACGCTTCATGCCTGGGCGCGTGCCGATTTCACAACGTCCGTCAATCGTCGCAGCTCGTGAGCGTTTCGGCGACTGGGAAGGAGACACGCTCGAAGGCAAGAAAGGCTGCGGACACCTCGCGACGCATGTCGAGCGCAAAAGCAGGTTCCTTATGGCCGCAAAGCTTGCCGACAAGAGGGCAGCAACTATGACGCAGGCCTCAGCAACTTCATTTTGGCGACTGCCGAAGGTTCTCAGGCAAACGCTGACCGTCGATAACGGAAAAGAGTTTTCTCAATTCAAAGAACTGGAAGCAAGGACTGGCCTGACGGTTTATTTCGCCGATCCGTATGCGGCGTGGCAACGGGGAACGAACGAAAATACGAACGGAATCCTGCGCCACTATTACCCAAAAGGCTTCGACTTCACCACAATCACCCACGAAGAGCTGGAACTCGTGGTAAAGAAAATAAATAATCGACCACGAAAGTGTCTAGACTACCGGACACCTGCGGAAGTCATGCGGCAAGCTTTACGTGGTGCACTTGCAATTTGA
- a CDS encoding rhamnan synthesis F family protein, producing the protein MQQLQLLCDHVIINANSGYDFCMWKSALKGIDYTLYDEIVLANSSVYGPIATLEPIFDHMNNELCDFWGITENFNIEPHIQSYFLVFKKRVILSNAFDEFWNSVLPYSNKRMVIMSYEVGLSQWLIGSGFEMGVYCGFDRLKYFLNQNKIKMKVKSNPSVRFAVELLKIGSPFLKREPIKKKSIDMKSIVHILRENSYPVEFIDEYDWKDENRCPVCGSTGKLYYKKTKDRLNLYNVGRYNYYSCSNAKCRVLWLHPPLSFEQIKSTYKNYYTHECSSSEYLVANNTIFNCLTKYVNFINKTLQLHKKRKSFYLHGLDKIRPGKLLEIGCGSGDRLVSLKEIGWEVAGQEVDPKLFAPLRQKGINVIEGDIISSDLEDNQFDAILLSHVIEHVSNIKELLVECRRLLKPGGGLYVSTPNARSLTHLIFGKNWRGLEAPRHFVVFTPTALKLILTASGFNVIQNKTVALNTEIFVMHSLDILVDKWTDTRSAHRLGRELLPVTSQMVGYIINMLTGKGGDECFAIATKRTD; encoded by the coding sequence ATGCAACAACTTCAGTTACTGTGTGATCATGTAATTATAAATGCTAACTCTGGTTATGATTTTTGTATGTGGAAATCTGCTTTAAAAGGAATTGATTATACTTTGTATGATGAAATAGTTTTAGCTAATTCGAGTGTGTACGGTCCAATTGCGACGTTAGAACCTATTTTTGACCATATGAATAACGAATTGTGTGATTTCTGGGGCATTACGGAAAATTTTAATATAGAGCCGCACATTCAAAGCTATTTTTTGGTTTTTAAAAAAAGAGTTATTTTGTCAAATGCTTTTGATGAATTCTGGAATAGTGTTTTGCCGTATAGTAATAAGCGTATGGTGATAATGAGTTATGAGGTTGGTTTATCTCAATGGCTGATAGGGTCTGGGTTTGAAATGGGGGTTTATTGTGGTTTTGATAGACTAAAATATTTCTTAAATCAGAATAAAATTAAAATGAAAGTGAAAAGTAACCCATCGGTAAGATTTGCAGTTGAATTGCTAAAAATTGGTAGTCCGTTTTTGAAAAGAGAGCCGATCAAGAAAAAGTCGATTGATATGAAAAGTATTGTCCATATATTACGTGAGAATTCGTATCCAGTAGAATTCATAGATGAATACGATTGGAAAGACGAAAACCGATGTCCAGTTTGTGGTTCTACAGGCAAGTTGTATTACAAAAAAACAAAAGATAGACTAAATCTGTACAATGTAGGGAGATATAATTATTATAGTTGCAGCAATGCTAAATGCCGTGTTTTATGGTTACATCCGCCTTTGTCTTTTGAACAAATAAAATCTACTTACAAAAACTACTATACTCATGAATGTAGCAGTTCTGAATATTTAGTTGCAAATAATACCATATTCAATTGCTTGACAAAATATGTGAATTTCATAAATAAAACATTGCAACTGCACAAAAAGAGAAAATCTTTTTATTTGCATGGGCTAGATAAAATACGGCCCGGTAAATTGCTTGAAATAGGATGTGGCAGTGGAGACCGTTTAGTTAGTTTGAAAGAAATTGGATGGGAAGTAGCGGGACAGGAGGTTGATCCTAAGCTTTTTGCACCATTGCGGCAAAAAGGTATCAATGTCATTGAAGGGGATATAATATCGAGTGATCTTGAGGATAACCAGTTTGACGCTATCTTATTATCACATGTTATTGAGCATGTGAGCAATATCAAAGAGTTGCTAGTTGAGTGTCGCAGGTTGTTAAAGCCGGGGGGAGGGCTTTATGTGTCTACTCCTAACGCTAGATCGCTAACACATTTGATATTCGGGAAAAATTGGCGTGGTTTGGAAGCACCAAGGCACTTTGTTGTGTTTACCCCTACTGCATTAAAATTAATATTGACCGCATCAGGGTTTAACGTGATACAAAATAAAACAGTTGCACTTAACACAGAAATATTTGTGATGCATAGTCTTGATATTTTAGTAGACAAGTGGACTGATACTAGAAGTGCTCATCGTTTAGGTAGAGAACTGCTTCCTGTAACCAGTCAAATGGTGGGATACATTATTAATATGTTGACTGGAAAAGGTGGTGATGAATGTTTTGCAATTGCCACTAAACGGACCGATTAA
- a CDS encoding IS256 family transposase, giving the protein MVRSTVEETLNRMLDAEADRLCNAEKYQRHEARADTRAGYYQRKLQTKAGEVTLNMPKLRRQTFETAIIERYRRRETSVEEALIEMYLAGVSVRRIEDITETLWGTKVSPGTISNLNKKVYAKIEEWRNRPIKGEFPYVYLDGIVLKRSWGGEVTNVSVLVAIGVNDQGYRKILGVCEGAKEDKAGWSSFLRHLKERGLTGVRLFITDACMGLVESLAEFYPQTKWQRCTVHFYRNVFSVVPAKRMAEVAAMLKAIHASEDKKAALEKAEAVFAKLEAMKLKEAAKKVQESIAETLSYYDFPREHRIRIRTNNALERIMKEIRRRTKVVGAFPDGHSALMLCAARLRHIAGTQWGTKRYLNIDLLREQELNQQLEGAEAV; this is encoded by the coding sequence ATGGTCCGCAGTACCGTAGAAGAGACCCTGAACCGAATGCTCGATGCCGAGGCAGACCGTTTGTGTAACGCCGAGAAGTATCAGCGTCATGAGGCCAGAGCCGATACCCGAGCCGGCTATTACCAGCGTAAGCTCCAGACTAAGGCCGGAGAAGTGACGTTAAACATGCCGAAGCTCCGGCGCCAGACCTTTGAGACGGCCATCATCGAGCGCTACCGTCGGCGTGAAACCTCGGTGGAAGAAGCGTTGATCGAGATGTACCTGGCCGGTGTTTCAGTAAGACGAATCGAAGACATTACCGAAACCCTGTGGGGAACCAAGGTCAGTCCCGGCACTATCAGCAACCTTAACAAGAAGGTCTACGCCAAGATCGAGGAGTGGCGAAACCGTCCCATCAAAGGGGAGTTCCCCTACGTCTATCTGGACGGCATCGTGCTTAAGCGCTCCTGGGGCGGCGAAGTGACCAATGTCTCGGTACTAGTAGCCATCGGCGTCAATGACCAAGGATATCGCAAAATCCTCGGTGTCTGCGAAGGGGCCAAGGAAGACAAGGCCGGCTGGTCGAGCTTCCTGCGCCACCTCAAAGAGCGGGGTCTCACTGGCGTGCGGCTGTTCATCACCGACGCTTGCATGGGGCTTGTGGAATCCCTGGCTGAGTTCTACCCGCAAACCAAATGGCAGCGCTGCACGGTTCATTTCTACCGCAATGTCTTCAGCGTGGTGCCGGCAAAGCGGATGGCGGAAGTAGCGGCCATGCTCAAGGCGATCCATGCGTCGGAAGACAAGAAGGCGGCCCTGGAAAAGGCCGAGGCTGTCTTTGCCAAGCTGGAGGCGATGAAGCTCAAGGAAGCGGCCAAGAAGGTTCAGGAATCGATTGCCGAAACCTTGTCTTACTATGACTTTCCCCGCGAGCATCGCATCCGCATCCGGACCAATAACGCCCTTGAACGGATCATGAAAGAGATCCGACGGCGGACGAAAGTTGTTGGCGCTTTCCCCGACGGGCACTCGGCATTGATGCTCTGCGCCGCTAGACTGCGTCACATTGCTGGAACCCAGTGGGGAACGAAACGCTACCTCAATATCGATCTTCTCAGAGAACAGGAACTGAACCAGCAACTCGAAGGGGCTGAGGCTGTCTAA
- a CDS encoding glycosyltransferase family 4 protein, with the protein MLKVLFVFKKQQLGSSRIRVLNLLPELLTNGIDAEALPWPTTFSAKTGLLTRLPSYDVVILQKKLLPLIDLLLLRKLAKRLIFDFDDAIFIRNDRAGDPSCKVRRSRFARTVACADLVIAGNPFLADEALRYTKQVTILPSAVEITGVPAKKWNIDTKPHVIGWVGYGHNLHHLSAIGEPLRRLAKEYPLELRVVSNCNLQLDGVKVTNIPWSLEGQATEIADFDIGVMPLPKNRYTEGKCSYKALQYMAAGVPVVATNWGYNNYVIEDRETGLLADNNEQFYDKLKLLIESPKLAKHIGDMGRAQIEREFSIEVVGTKLVSRLVSRIS; encoded by the coding sequence ATGCTAAAAGTACTTTTTGTCTTCAAAAAGCAACAGCTCGGTTCAAGTAGAATTCGCGTTCTAAACCTGCTTCCAGAATTATTGACAAACGGAATCGATGCCGAAGCCTTACCCTGGCCCACCACATTCAGCGCTAAGACTGGCCTGCTGACCCGCCTGCCATCTTACGATGTTGTAATTCTTCAGAAGAAACTACTTCCTCTCATTGATCTCTTACTGCTGAGAAAATTAGCAAAACGTCTTATTTTCGACTTTGATGACGCTATCTTTATTCGGAATGACCGGGCCGGTGATCCTTCCTGCAAGGTTCGGCGTTCCAGATTCGCTCGAACTGTCGCATGCGCCGACTTGGTGATTGCCGGCAACCCCTTCCTGGCCGATGAAGCGCTCCGTTATACCAAGCAGGTGACAATACTTCCTTCGGCTGTTGAAATTACCGGAGTTCCAGCAAAAAAATGGAATATCGATACAAAACCCCATGTTATCGGGTGGGTCGGATATGGCCACAACTTGCACCATCTATCGGCGATAGGAGAGCCACTTAGAAGGCTTGCAAAAGAATATCCGTTGGAATTGAGAGTCGTTTCGAATTGTAATCTGCAACTGGACGGCGTAAAGGTTACCAATATCCCTTGGAGCCTGGAGGGCCAAGCTACGGAAATTGCCGATTTTGATATTGGTGTCATGCCCCTGCCCAAAAATCGCTATACGGAAGGAAAGTGTAGCTACAAAGCCCTCCAGTATATGGCTGCCGGCGTTCCTGTTGTAGCAACCAACTGGGGGTACAATAATTATGTGATAGAAGACAGGGAAACCGGTCTGCTTGCGGATAACAACGAACAATTCTATGACAAGCTTAAGTTGCTAATCGAATCACCAAAACTTGCAAAACACATCGGAGACATGGGGCGTGCGCAAATTGAGCGGGAATTTTCAATTGAAGTTGTCGGAACGAAGCTAGTGTCCCGTTTGGTTAGTCGCATCAGTTAA
- the spt gene encoding serine palmitoyltransferase — protein MGLFNKLALIAQARKTLNEMGIDPFNVEIEEILSPTEARIAGRRVLLAGTNNYLGLTFDPQCIEAACQATRSEGTGTTGSRMANGTFSGHRALERELAEFFGCAKAIVFSTGFVANLGVISTLTGPGDTVIIDGDSHASIYDGCRMGGADILRFRHNDAADLEKRLRRLGDRAKNALVIVEGIYSMLGDRAPLAEIVSLKKQYGFWLMVDEAHSLGVLGKKGRGLVEEDGCMGDVDFIVGTFSKSLGAIGGFCVSNHPELDLVRYASRSYLFTASPSPATIASVRQALQALAAGADLRERLWANARKLYEGLSELGYRLGPEPTPVVAVYMGSKEETLACWKELLDNGIYVNLVLPPAAPEGKSLLRCSVSAAHTEEQVKRIVYMFKDLAAKVSLQHAPA, from the coding sequence ATGGGACTCTTCAACAAACTCGCATTAATTGCCCAAGCGCGCAAAACGCTGAATGAGATGGGAATTGATCCATTCAACGTGGAAATTGAGGAGATCCTCTCGCCGACCGAGGCCCGCATAGCCGGCCGCAGAGTGCTTCTGGCCGGTACCAACAACTATCTTGGGCTGACCTTCGATCCCCAGTGCATTGAAGCCGCCTGTCAGGCTACCCGCTCCGAAGGAACCGGCACCACCGGCTCGCGCATGGCCAACGGCACATTCTCCGGGCATCGCGCCCTGGAAAGGGAGCTGGCCGAGTTCTTCGGCTGCGCCAAAGCCATCGTCTTCTCCACGGGATTCGTGGCCAATCTCGGGGTAATATCCACCCTCACCGGCCCCGGGGATACCGTCATCATCGACGGCGACTCCCATGCCAGCATCTACGACGGCTGCCGGATGGGGGGAGCCGACATCCTCCGCTTCCGTCACAACGATGCCGCAGATCTCGAAAAGCGCCTGCGCCGCCTGGGCGATCGGGCAAAGAATGCCCTTGTTATCGTCGAGGGGATCTACAGCATGCTTGGCGACCGGGCGCCTCTGGCCGAAATCGTCTCCCTGAAGAAGCAATACGGCTTCTGGCTCATGGTCGACGAGGCCCATTCGCTGGGGGTTCTCGGCAAAAAGGGCAGGGGCCTTGTGGAAGAGGACGGCTGTATGGGTGACGTCGATTTCATCGTCGGCACCTTCAGCAAAAGCCTCGGGGCGATCGGCGGATTCTGCGTGAGCAACCATCCCGAGCTCGACCTGGTACGCTATGCGAGCCGCTCCTACCTCTTTACCGCATCTCCGTCTCCTGCCACCATTGCATCGGTGCGCCAGGCGCTTCAGGCTCTTGCCGCCGGAGCGGATCTGCGCGAGCGGCTCTGGGCAAACGCCCGGAAGCTCTACGAGGGGCTTTCAGAGCTGGGCTACCGCCTCGGCCCCGAGCCGACACCGGTAGTTGCCGTCTACATGGGGTCGAAGGAAGAAACCCTCGCCTGCTGGAAAGAGCTCCTGGATAACGGAATATATGTCAATCTGGTATTGCCGCCGGCAGCCCCCGAGGGGAAAAGCCTGCTGCGCTGCAGCGTCAGCGCGGCCCATACGGAGGAGCAGGTTAAGCGGATTGTGTATATGTTCAAAGATTTGGCCGCAAAAGTCAGTTTGCAGCATGCTCCCGCCTAG